In a genomic window of Aeromonas veronii:
- a CDS encoding cytochrome c — protein MQKWVYALPLLALAWGHQAKAADIEAGKAKAAVCAACHGVEGKAMIPNYPHLAGQNAAYLVKQLKAFKDGTRKEPLMVPFMAPLTDADIDNLAAYYASLK, from the coding sequence ATGCAAAAATGGGTATATGCCCTGCCCTTGCTGGCACTGGCGTGGGGTCATCAGGCCAAGGCTGCCGATATAGAAGCCGGCAAAGCCAAGGCAGCGGTCTGTGCCGCCTGTCACGGCGTGGAAGGCAAGGCGATGATCCCCAACTATCCCCATCTGGCGGGTCAGAATGCCGCCTATCTGGTGAAACAGTTGAAAGCGTTCAAGGATGGCACCCGCAAAGAACCCCTGATGGTTCCCTTTATGGCGCCGCTGACCGATGCGGATATCGACAATCTGGCAGCCTATTACGCCAGCCTCAAGTAA
- a CDS encoding YdiU family protein, with protein sequence MKLINTFATELPWACEPVAPQPLQQPRLLHLNRALLDELGLGGVSEADWIACCGEGKVLPGMQPVAQVYAGHQFGGYSPRLGDGRALLLGEQQAPDGQRWDLHLKGAGKTPFSRFGDGRAVLRSSIREYLASEALHALGIPTTRALVLVGSQEPVYREQVETGATVLRTAPSHLRFGHIEYFAWSGQGEKIPPLIDYLLRHHFPELESGAELFAEVVRRTARLIAKWQAAGFCHGVMNSDNMSLLGLTLDYGPFGFIDAYVPDFVCNHSDPAGRYALDQQPAVGYWNLQKLAQALAGHVDGDALAAALAQYEQQLMLHYSELMRAKLGLAVWEEDDPALFRELFRLLAVHKVDYHLFLRRLGEVTRDGAWPASLLALLPEPGVWQEWLERYRGRLMREGSEDAVRKAQMDAINPKYVLRNALAQQVIDAADAGNMQPFERLFTALLRPYDEQPEYEDLATPAATWYCGGELSCSS encoded by the coding sequence ATGAAGTTGATCAACACTTTTGCGACCGAGCTACCCTGGGCCTGTGAACCCGTAGCCCCTCAGCCGCTGCAGCAGCCCCGGTTGCTTCATCTCAACCGGGCTTTGCTGGATGAGTTGGGGCTGGGAGGGGTCAGCGAGGCTGACTGGATCGCCTGTTGTGGCGAGGGAAAAGTGCTGCCCGGTATGCAGCCGGTAGCTCAGGTCTATGCCGGCCATCAGTTTGGGGGTTATAGCCCCCGGCTTGGTGATGGTCGCGCGTTGTTGCTGGGTGAGCAGCAGGCGCCGGATGGTCAGCGCTGGGATCTGCACCTGAAGGGAGCAGGTAAAACCCCGTTCTCCCGTTTTGGTGACGGTCGCGCCGTGCTGCGCTCCAGCATCCGCGAATATCTCGCCTCCGAGGCGCTCCATGCCCTCGGCATCCCGACCACGCGGGCGCTGGTGCTGGTGGGCAGCCAGGAGCCCGTTTATCGCGAGCAGGTGGAGACGGGAGCGACCGTGCTGCGCACCGCCCCCAGCCATCTGCGCTTCGGTCATATCGAGTATTTCGCCTGGAGCGGGCAGGGAGAGAAGATCCCGCCACTCATCGACTATCTGCTGCGCCACCACTTCCCCGAGCTGGAGAGTGGCGCCGAACTGTTTGCCGAGGTCGTGCGCCGCACCGCGCGGTTGATTGCCAAATGGCAGGCGGCGGGCTTCTGTCACGGGGTGATGAATTCCGACAACATGTCGCTGCTCGGCCTGACGCTGGATTACGGGCCATTCGGCTTTATCGATGCCTACGTGCCCGATTTTGTCTGCAACCACTCGGATCCGGCGGGCCGCTACGCGCTGGATCAGCAGCCTGCGGTCGGTTACTGGAATCTGCAAAAGCTGGCGCAGGCGCTGGCGGGGCATGTGGATGGTGATGCGCTGGCCGCGGCGTTGGCCCAGTATGAACAGCAGCTGATGCTGCACTACTCCGAACTGATGCGGGCCAAACTCGGGCTGGCGGTGTGGGAGGAGGATGACCCGGCACTATTCCGCGAGCTGTTCCGGCTGCTGGCGGTCCACAAGGTGGATTACCACCTGTTCCTGCGTCGGCTCGGCGAGGTGACGCGAGATGGCGCCTGGCCCGCGTCTCTGCTGGCCCTGCTGCCTGAACCAGGTGTTTGGCAGGAATGGCTGGAACGCTATCGGGGGCGGCTGATGCGCGAAGGAAGCGAGGATGCCGTGCGCAAGGCGCAGATGGATGCCATCAATCCCAAGTATGTGCTGCGCAATGCGCTGGCCCAGCAGGTGATCGACGCCGCCGACGCAGGGAATATGCAGCCGTTCGAGCGGCTGTTCACCGCCTTGCTGCGCCCCTATGATGAACAACCCGAATATGAGGATCTCGCCACTCCGGCCGCTACATGGTATTGCGGTGGTGAGCTCTCCTGCAGCAGCTGA
- a CDS encoding DUF3630 family protein, with the protein MSWQIKQIDSEAGVVTLDCPALDWDRFPLLAQALLREWELQPLEQDAGADRHSWLLEFEGSQFRLEYEHYSGCWLEAVRPADREALLWLARQHKA; encoded by the coding sequence ATGAGTTGGCAAATCAAACAGATAGATAGCGAAGCTGGCGTGGTGACGCTGGATTGTCCGGCGCTCGACTGGGACAGGTTTCCGCTGTTGGCGCAGGCTTTGCTGCGAGAGTGGGAGCTGCAGCCGCTCGAGCAGGATGCGGGGGCCGACCGCCATAGCTGGTTGTTGGAGTTTGAAGGGAGCCAGTTTCGGCTGGAGTACGAACACTACAGCGGCTGCTGGCTGGAGGCGGTGCGCCCGGCGGATCGGGAGGCGCTGCTCTGGCTCGCCAGACAGCACAAGGCGTGA
- a CDS encoding 7-cyano-7-deazaguanine/7-aminomethyl-7-deazaguanine transporter has protein sequence MNLTPAQYQTALVRLSLFHILIIASSNYLVQLPITVFGFHTTWGAFSFPFIFLATDLTVRIFGAGLARKIIQTVMLPALAVSYALSVLFFEGSFQGVGHLAEFNLIVARIALASFMAYLVGQFMDVVVFNRLRLLKQWWVAPAASTLFGNLVDTIAFFSVAFWRTTDPFMAEHWVEIATVDYVFKLLISLGLFVPLYGVLLRYLSRKLVGEAGLSSLQTATRQA, from the coding sequence ATGAATCTGACCCCTGCGCAGTACCAAACGGCGCTCGTTCGCCTGTCGTTGTTCCACATCCTGATCATTGCCAGCAGCAACTATCTGGTGCAGCTGCCGATCACCGTGTTTGGCTTCCATACCACCTGGGGTGCGTTCAGCTTCCCGTTTATCTTCCTGGCCACTGACCTGACGGTGCGGATCTTCGGTGCCGGTCTGGCACGCAAGATTATCCAGACCGTGATGCTGCCTGCGCTGGCGGTCTCCTATGCGCTCTCCGTGCTCTTCTTCGAAGGGAGCTTCCAGGGGGTTGGTCATCTGGCCGAATTCAACCTGATCGTGGCGCGTATCGCGCTGGCCAGCTTTATGGCCTATCTGGTAGGGCAGTTCATGGATGTGGTGGTGTTCAACCGCCTGCGTCTGCTCAAGCAGTGGTGGGTTGCACCAGCGGCCTCCACCCTGTTCGGTAATCTGGTCGATACCATCGCTTTCTTCAGTGTGGCCTTCTGGCGCACCACAGATCCTTTCATGGCCGAGCACTGGGTCGAGATCGCAACCGTCGATTACGTATTCAAGTTGCTGATAAGCCTTGGTTTGTTCGTGCCGCTCTACGGTGTCTTGTTGCGCTACCTCAGCCGCAAGCTGGTGGGCGAGGCCGGATTATCCAGCCTGCAAACGGCCACCCGGCAAGCCTGA
- the rraA gene encoding ribonuclease E activity regulator RraA: MEYNTSELCDIYQDMVDVLEPMLCSFGGRASFGGVITTVKCFESNGLIRELVKENGLGRVLLIDGGGSMRRALIDSDIATTAAENDWEGIVCYGCVREVDILEDLDIGIQALAAIPVGADSKDVGETDLPVNFGGVTFLPDDHLYADTTGVILSPEALDIE, translated from the coding sequence ATGGAATACAATACTTCTGAACTGTGCGACATCTATCAGGACATGGTGGATGTGCTTGAACCCATGCTCTGCTCCTTCGGCGGCCGTGCCTCTTTCGGCGGCGTCATCACCACCGTCAAATGCTTCGAATCGAATGGCCTGATCCGTGAACTCGTCAAAGAGAACGGACTGGGACGCGTCTTGCTGATCGATGGCGGTGGCTCCATGCGCCGAGCTCTGATCGACAGCGACATCGCCACCACGGCGGCCGAGAACGATTGGGAAGGGATTGTCTGCTACGGCTGCGTCCGCGAAGTCGATATTCTGGAAGATCTGGATATCGGCATTCAGGCACTGGCAGCCATTCCGGTCGGTGCCGACAGCAAGGATGTAGGGGAGACTGATCTGCCGGTCAACTTCGGTGGCGTGACCTTCCTGCCTGACGACCACCTTTACGCCGATACCACAGGGGTGATCCTCTCACCCGAGGCACTCGATATCGAGTAA
- a CDS encoding chromophore lyase CpcT/CpeT yields MAKSLVAVFGLLCSCLVLAGSALQATPLKPGMEPLLSWFNGAFTSREQASYDSRFTSAELRLMEIWPGYQGYRWVYAEQYLSLRAIRPFRQRIYRFSPAPDGRILMAELTMPRATDFAGAWHDPALLDSLTPQQLSLRHGCEISLTRTPSGEYAGHTQVGHCSTDFGGATTLVQHIWIGPDSVRLLDRAYDNEGRSRWGSPGEGYVYLRRSKGFGQ; encoded by the coding sequence ATGGCAAAGTCGCTGGTGGCCGTATTCGGGCTGCTCTGTTCCTGTCTGGTGTTGGCAGGGTCGGCGCTCCAGGCTACCCCACTCAAGCCCGGCATGGAGCCGCTGCTCAGCTGGTTCAACGGGGCCTTTACGAGCCGGGAGCAGGCCAGTTACGACAGCCGCTTTACCAGTGCCGAGCTGCGCCTGATGGAGATTTGGCCCGGCTATCAGGGCTATCGCTGGGTCTATGCAGAGCAGTACCTGAGTCTGCGCGCCATCCGTCCTTTCCGCCAGCGCATCTATCGCTTCTCACCCGCCCCTGACGGGCGGATCCTGATGGCAGAGTTGACCATGCCCCGGGCCACCGATTTTGCCGGAGCCTGGCATGATCCCGCCCTGCTCGACAGCCTGACCCCGCAGCAGCTCTCCTTGCGCCACGGTTGCGAGATCTCGCTGACCCGTACTCCCTCCGGCGAATATGCCGGTCACACCCAGGTGGGCCACTGCTCCACCGATTTTGGTGGTGCCACGACGCTGGTGCAACATATCTGGATTGGCCCTGATAGTGTCAGACTGCTGGATCGTGCTTATGACAACGAAGGACGGTCGCGTTGGGGCAGCCCGGGTGAGGGGTATGTCTATCTGCGTCGTTCCAAGGGGTTTGGCCAGTAG
- the rpmE gene encoding 50S ribosomal protein L31 has product MKAGIHPDYVAITAKCSCGNVINTFSTIGKDLNLDVCSECHPFYTGKQKEVSSGGRVDKFNKRFGAMTTKK; this is encoded by the coding sequence ATGAAAGCTGGTATCCATCCTGACTACGTAGCCATCACCGCCAAGTGCTCTTGCGGTAACGTCATCAACACTTTCTCTACCATCGGTAAAGATCTGAACCTGGACGTGTGCTCCGAGTGCCACCCGTTCTACACCGGCAAGCAGAAAGAAGTTTCTAGCGGCGGCCGCGTAGACAAGTTCAACAAGCGTTTCGGTGCGATGACCACCAAGAAGTAA
- the priA gene encoding primosomal protein N' — MNSSQTLDLVRVAVPVPLRRHFDYLSPLPLPAPGCRVEIPFGPQTLVGLVVDHPADSQVPRNKLKPIKRVLDATPVLGPDILALMNWSASYYQHPLGEVLPHALPVLVRKGEPAAYRELEFWFATEAGMAIDLNELKRAAKQQQALALLRKGPQTPSALKQEEIQSAALTALEKKGLLEKRSLEPSHDGDWAARFEPGEGLRLNGEQALAVSAVTSQSDKFGAFLLDGITGSGKTEVYLSILEPLLKAGKQALVMVPEIGLTPQTINRFRRRFNVPVVAMNSAMNDRERLDAWLACRDGGAAILIGTRSAVFTPFHNLGIIIIDEEHDGSFKQQDGFRYHARDLAVMRAHRAGIPILLGSATPSLETLHNARTGKYHHLTLTRRAGNAQTARQVILDIKSVRLQAGLSPQLEQLMAEHLAAGNQVMLFLNRRGYAPALICHQCGWSAACERCDAWYTWHQAGRRLHCHHCDSVRPLPHHCPECGSNELIGSGVGTEQLEQLLTTVFPQYPVVRIDRDNTRRKGELETHLGDIKAGKYKILIGTQMLAKGHHFPDVTLVGLLDVDGALFSADFRAAEKLAQLYTQVAGRAGRASKPGLVVLQSHHPEHALLQDLTQNGYGHFADTALKERRLLGLPPFSYQGLFRAEANGRDEVQLFLARLADTLRSARYPHVQVLGPISGFMERKAGKFRMQLLVQGPNRAPLAQLLDWAVKELEGWPETKKVRWSLDIDPTELS; from the coding sequence GTGAATTCTTCCCAAACGCTGGATCTGGTTCGTGTCGCTGTCCCGGTACCGTTACGCCGTCACTTCGACTATCTCTCTCCCCTGCCGTTACCTGCCCCCGGTTGCCGGGTCGAGATCCCTTTCGGTCCCCAGACCCTGGTCGGGCTGGTGGTGGATCATCCGGCTGACAGCCAGGTGCCCCGCAACAAGCTCAAGCCCATCAAGCGCGTACTCGATGCGACGCCGGTGCTGGGGCCGGATATTCTGGCGCTGATGAACTGGAGCGCCAGCTACTACCAGCATCCGCTGGGGGAAGTGCTGCCCCACGCCCTGCCGGTGCTGGTGCGCAAGGGGGAGCCTGCCGCTTATCGTGAACTGGAGTTCTGGTTTGCCACCGAGGCGGGCATGGCCATCGACCTTAACGAGCTCAAGCGGGCGGCCAAGCAGCAGCAAGCGCTCGCCTTGCTGCGCAAGGGGCCGCAGACCCCCTCCGCCCTCAAACAGGAGGAGATCCAGAGCGCCGCACTCACCGCGCTGGAGAAGAAGGGGCTACTGGAGAAACGCTCGCTGGAGCCGAGCCATGACGGCGACTGGGCCGCCCGCTTTGAGCCGGGGGAGGGGCTGCGCCTCAACGGCGAGCAGGCGCTGGCCGTCTCTGCCGTTACCAGCCAGAGCGACAAGTTCGGTGCCTTCCTGCTGGACGGCATCACAGGTTCCGGCAAAACCGAGGTGTATTTAAGCATCCTTGAGCCCTTGCTCAAGGCGGGCAAGCAGGCGCTGGTGATGGTGCCGGAGATCGGTCTCACCCCGCAGACCATCAACCGCTTCCGGCGCCGCTTCAACGTGCCGGTGGTAGCGATGAACTCCGCCATGAACGATCGGGAACGGCTCGACGCCTGGCTCGCCTGCCGCGACGGCGGCGCCGCCATCCTGATCGGCACCCGCTCCGCGGTGTTCACCCCGTTTCACAACCTCGGCATCATCATCATCGACGAAGAGCACGACGGCTCTTTCAAGCAGCAGGACGGTTTTCGCTACCACGCGCGGGATCTGGCGGTGATGCGGGCTCATCGTGCCGGTATCCCCATCCTGCTTGGCTCTGCTACCCCGTCGCTGGAGACGCTGCACAACGCCCGCACCGGTAAGTATCACCATCTCACCCTGACTCGCCGTGCCGGTAACGCCCAGACCGCCCGTCAGGTGATCCTGGATATCAAGAGCGTGCGGCTGCAGGCAGGGCTCTCGCCCCAGCTGGAGCAGCTGATGGCAGAGCATCTGGCTGCGGGCAATCAGGTGATGCTGTTTCTCAACCGCCGTGGCTATGCCCCGGCCCTTATCTGCCACCAGTGTGGCTGGAGCGCCGCCTGTGAGCGGTGTGATGCCTGGTACACCTGGCATCAGGCTGGACGACGGCTGCACTGCCACCACTGCGACAGCGTACGCCCGCTGCCCCACCACTGCCCCGAGTGTGGCAGTAACGAACTGATCGGATCGGGAGTGGGCACCGAGCAGCTGGAGCAGTTGCTCACCACGGTCTTCCCGCAATATCCGGTGGTGCGCATCGATCGGGACAACACCCGCCGCAAGGGGGAGCTGGAGACTCACCTCGGCGACATCAAGGCGGGCAAGTACAAGATCCTGATCGGTACCCAAATGCTGGCCAAGGGCCACCACTTCCCGGATGTGACGCTAGTGGGCCTGCTGGATGTGGATGGTGCCCTGTTCAGCGCCGATTTTCGCGCCGCCGAGAAGCTGGCCCAGCTCTACACCCAGGTGGCGGGCCGCGCCGGTCGCGCCAGCAAGCCGGGGCTGGTGGTGTTGCAGAGCCACCATCCTGAGCACGCCCTGCTGCAGGATCTGACCCAGAACGGCTATGGCCACTTCGCCGACACGGCGCTGAAAGAGCGCCGCCTGCTGGGGCTGCCGCCCTTCAGCTATCAGGGGCTGTTTCGGGCCGAGGCCAACGGTCGTGACGAGGTGCAGCTGTTCCTCGCCCGTCTCGCCGATACCCTGCGCAGCGCCCGCTATCCCCATGTTCAGGTGCTGGGGCCCATCAGCGGCTTCATGGAGCGCAAGGCGGGCAAGTTTCGCATGCAGTTGCTGGTGCAGGGGCCGAACCGGGCGCCACTGGCCCAGTTGCTGGATTGGGCAGTGAAGGAGCTGGAGGGGTGGCCCGAGACCAAAAAGGTGCGCTGGAGTCTGGATATCGATCCCACCGAGCTGAGTTGA
- a CDS encoding SDR family oxidoreductase — protein sequence MRNCLVMGAAGYIGSNLVPHLQTLGYRVIAGARHPCRLPEGVEFRLADSLKPITLLPALAGIDTVFYLVHAMGAGADFHRLEQQGVKNFAAAARAAGVRRIIYLGAIQPEQCNSRHLNSRRHCGELFRDSGVPTVELRAGIIIGPSSAAFEVMRDLVFNLPMMVTPKWVRSRTPPIALSNLLHYLGGLVEADEVDGRIFNAVGPELLSYQQQLQKFAAHIGKRCPIIPIPFLSPRLSAWWLQFVTSVPQPVAKALVGGLKHDIPADDGPLRALLPQTLLSFDEALAESLALEQKLGAEQQGQETPLGLRWRHPEYGFYDRTASGEAICLASPEVVWQVLQQLGGEQRYFYMNELWVVREWMDHLIGGPARTRGRSNPDRFVKGDMLDSWQILGVDEGRRLDLLFNMKAPGVGRLEFNILPEESGLTRIRVTAHWHPQGAWGLAYWLAMLPFHLFIFQGMTEAIARQAEARAGIPVMG from the coding sequence ATGAGAAACTGTCTGGTGATGGGGGCGGCAGGCTATATAGGCTCCAATCTGGTGCCCCACCTGCAAACCCTCGGCTACAGGGTGATTGCCGGGGCGCGCCATCCCTGCCGTCTGCCAGAGGGAGTCGAGTTTCGCCTCGCCGACAGCCTCAAACCCATCACCCTGCTGCCTGCGCTGGCCGGTATCGATACCGTCTTCTATCTGGTACATGCCATGGGGGCGGGGGCCGATTTTCACCGGCTGGAGCAGCAGGGGGTAAAGAACTTTGCCGCAGCTGCCCGCGCCGCCGGGGTGCGCCGCATCATCTATCTCGGGGCGATCCAGCCGGAGCAGTGCAACAGCCGCCATCTCAACTCCCGCCGCCACTGTGGCGAGCTGTTTCGTGACTCCGGCGTGCCGACGGTGGAGCTGCGCGCCGGCATCATCATCGGGCCCAGTTCGGCGGCGTTCGAGGTGATGCGGGATCTGGTGTTCAACCTGCCGATGATGGTGACGCCGAAATGGGTGCGCTCGCGCACGCCGCCGATTGCGCTGTCCAACCTGCTTCACTATCTGGGCGGGCTGGTGGAAGCTGACGAGGTGGATGGCCGCATTTTCAATGCGGTCGGCCCAGAGCTGCTCAGCTATCAGCAGCAGTTGCAGAAGTTTGCCGCTCATATCGGCAAGCGCTGCCCCATCATTCCCATCCCGTTTCTGAGCCCGCGCCTCTCTGCCTGGTGGCTGCAGTTTGTTACCTCGGTGCCGCAGCCGGTGGCCAAGGCGCTGGTGGGGGGGCTCAAGCACGATATTCCGGCCGACGATGGCCCGCTGCGTGCCCTGCTGCCGCAGACCCTGCTCAGCTTCGACGAGGCACTGGCGGAGAGTCTGGCGCTGGAGCAGAAGTTGGGGGCCGAACAGCAGGGGCAGGAGACGCCGCTCGGCCTGCGCTGGCGCCATCCCGAATATGGTTTCTACGACCGTACCGCCAGCGGCGAGGCCATCTGTCTCGCCTCGCCCGAGGTGGTGTGGCAGGTGTTACAGCAGCTGGGGGGTGAGCAGCGTTACTTCTACATGAACGAGCTGTGGGTGGTACGCGAATGGATGGATCACCTGATCGGCGGCCCGGCCCGCACCCGGGGCCGCAGCAATCCCGATCGCTTCGTGAAGGGGGATATGCTCGACTCCTGGCAGATCCTCGGGGTGGATGAGGGGCGCAGGCTCGATCTCTTGTTCAACATGAAGGCCCCAGGCGTCGGGCGGCTGGAATTTAACATCCTGCCGGAGGAGTCTGGCCTGACCCGCATCCGGGTCACCGCTCACTGGCACCCGCAGGGGGCCTGGGGGCTGGCCTACTGGCTCGCCATGCTGCCGTTCCACCTATTCATTTTTCAGGGGATGACCGAGGCCATCGCCCGTCAGGCCGAAGCGAGGGCCGGTATCCCGGTGATGGGGTGA